One segment of Ignavibacteria bacterium DNA contains the following:
- a CDS encoding pirin family protein, whose product MIYKASDRGHFDFGWLDTNHTFSFGHYMNTERMNFGMLRVFNDDVVAPGEGFGTHPHNNMEIISIPLEGVIMHRDSMGHEEGLRPGDVQVMSAGTGLTHSEYNGSATDVLKFLQIWIIPNARNVEPRYDQVNIGDAERNVLHTVVGPKNSGMPLWINQDAWLSIAKVDAGASVVHTRRAPGSGMFVFVIEGSLKIDDAVLTRRDAVGIVDRDTIEISAASDAYFVVIDVPLA is encoded by the coding sequence ATGATCTACAAAGCTTCCGACCGTGGCCATTTCGATTTTGGATGGCTCGATACAAATCACACGTTCAGCTTCGGTCACTACATGAACACGGAGCGAATGAACTTCGGCATGTTGCGTGTGTTCAATGATGACGTTGTTGCACCTGGCGAAGGTTTTGGGACGCACCCGCACAACAACATGGAGATCATCTCCATCCCACTCGAGGGCGTGATCATGCACCGTGATAGTATGGGGCATGAAGAAGGTCTCCGTCCGGGTGATGTTCAAGTGATGTCAGCAGGTACGGGGCTTACCCATTCCGAATACAATGGATCGGCAACGGACGTATTGAAGTTCCTGCAGATCTGGATCATTCCAAATGCACGTAACGTGGAGCCCCGTTATGATCAGGTGAACATAGGTGATGCGGAACGCAACGTTCTTCACACCGTTGTTGGTCCTAAGAACAGTGGAATGCCACTGTGGATCAATCAGGATGCGTGGCTTAGCATCGCAAAGGTTGATGCAGGCGCATCAGTGGTTCATACACGCCGTGCTCCGGGATCAGGGATGTTCGTCTTTGTGATCGAAGGTTCGTTGAAGATCGATGACGCAGTGCTTACAAGACGTGACGCAGTAGGGATCGTGGACCGTGATACGATCGAGATCTCCGCGGCGTCCGATGCCTACTTCGTCGTCATCGATGTCCCTCTTGCATGA